CAGGTATgtgtttaataattgttaATTTCAACCGGTTGCTATGAATAATCAAtctgatattttaatagtGGAAAGATGtatattcaaaagaaaaaaaaaataaatttctattattacagtccaataatcaaaaaaaaaatatttaccGATATAAGGATATTGCTGCAAATTTTAttccaaatatattttattttctaatattcctaatgtttttaatattcttcttttttttatcaatgCAACAGAGAGAGAGACAAGCTTTGTTCTATAGCTTTAATGagcaaaaaaataaatatgtttACTTCCAAATACTAAtgaatattgaaaaacCCTTATTCTTAAAAGAAAGATATTTATGAACACTtacaataataaacaaggaatattcaattgtcaaataattttactttttatcAAGAGTCTCTAGATAGCAGATTCAAGGAATCCGTTAGCAAGCTTTCCAGCCGATCGACACTTTTTGCATATTAGGCTTGGCTAACAAAACTTGTTCTGTCAGCCACAGGCCTATAGATTAATTATCGACAATTAATTGACGTATTCCTTCAACCCAGCCCAAGTTTGtgaaatttccaaattgtCAAATGAAATTTGTCAATTACCATTTTGCGAGACCATTTACGTTTTTGTTTCCGTTTTCTGTTACCCAATAAGAAATCAGGATATGGTTGCCAAATTGGTGCATGAAACGAGTCCTGCGACCGATTCTCTTTGAGAGGCTAGCAGATTTTAGCGTAAAAGCCTTGCACCACATAGTTAATCGGAAAAAGATCACATGCCTCATGACAATAACCAttataaaagatttattattgtaaTGAGAAGAGACTCGATTGATAGTTAAAGATTACACTAAGAGACAATTGGATTTGGTCTGGATAGAATAATAAGAGGATTATTTCCAACCTTAAGTTCCAAACAGTTGAGAAACATTTATTAATCAGGCTAATCTGTTTGATAAAGCACCTCGTATTAGCCGCTGATTcaatgaaatttatttagttGTAGGATCTTGGAATATTCTAATACAGActactgggattcaagagaaTTAGACATCgttatacagtgtttaagatgtaaagaagattactttatttatacatatatagtaaataatataattaaaatgaatatatttcttaaatagtgtttttcgatataaacagaaaaacacattttaaacaatacatcacgtgataaaagtattttaccacttaatagaaaatgatataatcatattccagcacaAACGATTGAGAGGGaatatctaatatttttatctatGTTTAAGAAATCATATAGGCATATTAGTCtgcaaaaaataaaataaaactgccaaaaaaaacaagCCAAAAGTACTGTTAAGATGcgttatattatatttagttaatttttatagTAAGGTATTCTCTTCAACTAGAGGGTATAAGTTAGCAAGTATAGGCAATAAAGTACCATCACTTGGTTGTGAACCTCTAGAAAAGTTCCAGCAGTTTATGGATAGCTCAAATTACTTTTGtttaaatctaatttaaaatacatCCTTTCATTAGACAAGCAAGTTAATGGTTACAAACTCAGCTCTCACCCCATCTGACTTGTCtatgacaaaaaaaattacaaatagTAGCAAATTAAATACCCAGATTAGCATATCATTAAAGATTgaaataacaatatttcTAATGTATAATAAGCAATTGCACCTTGtgtattaaaagaaattaaggTATCATTAGATTATTGTTACATTATAGGCTAAAGGAAGAATAATTGTTTGGGTATTATATTTCCTATAGAAGCCTTATTAAGATCTAAAATCTCTGTTGTAATCGTCTCGGGACgatactaataatactataaGGGCTTAGGATTTACACAAACCTGAACTATTCTTGAGTTATTGGACTTTTACACTAAAAGCTAGACTACCAGTTGtacttaaataataacttgtttttcttataactataaaattaatatgaaCGAACTATAAACTTACGAATTCTCGATGGATAAGTAGCCCTATTTATACGTTTTCAAATAGAACTATTTATCCTGaatattagtttattaACTTGTCAAGCAATTGCACGATTGTATGACTCGTAGTCATCGGATTACGTGATCGTTTGCTTAAAGCCTAAACTTGAGAacattactttttattgtttagcATATGtctacaaaataatttcaatgaatTAGAGGCAACTTGGCCGAGTGGTTAAGGCGATAGATTAGAAATCTCTTGGGCTCTGCCCGCACAGGTTCGAATCCTGTAGTTGTCGTTTGGTTTCGTGGTCTAGTTGGTTATGGCATCTGCTTAACACGCAGAACGTCCCCAGTTCGATCCTGGGcgaaatcaaattttatatttttgctCGATTTGCAGTGTTCATGTGAcagtaaattttttttttgatgcATCTACAGACTTATATAATGTTTATTCATCAAAAAATACTACTAAGAGATCCTACTTGGGTAACTCATCggttaaatatattattattaatacaGGTAATTTACTTCTAGATATAATAGTTACAAAGACTGAagtgaataataaaagggacaataataatttcaaacattttttgtaaaatatatacaatatCTTGAGAAATAATTGTTTCATCACTCTCTTGAATAATGGTAAATCTAGataacaataatttcatGAGAAATTGACAATATTCTTCCCAGCTTGTGTATTCcaattgaatttcttttattgcCGCTCaaacttaattttttttgttgtttgaGGTAGAAACCTTTCGTAGATATCctagaattaaaaatcaCTTGCTAGAATAGACCACTAATGTATAAACCTAACACCATCAGTAATAATGttgaaattacaaatattgaactaaatattttattataatatccTAGTACAATGAAAGCAGAAACTGTCATAGCCTTACCATATACCCCCAATTGATTATGACattgaatatttggatACTCATAAGTGTCATGGCATATCCCTTTGGATATTAATAGTTGTtcagaaaaattaataaggATATAAACCATTAGTCCATTTACAATTGTTTTTCGCCAATTTTGActattttcatttctttGAGCATAAAAGATGTTTTTTTGCTCTGTTGgtatagaattattttcaattgttttatCTTTAACCATATTACTATTCTTTCCggtaatttcaattaaactTCTAAAAGTATAAATTGAATTGCTTTTGTCTTTCTCTCTTCggttttttaattttatatttttttttctcacAGAAAAAAGGTAAAGATGTGTTATCTCCCTTTTATATCTTGCATTATGTTTCTTCTAAAATTCTGGGTGCATACCCTTTCGTTTATTTGCCAACCAATACTTATTGattgtgttttttttcctgAAGAATTCCATACTGTTATTACCAAATTGTCATTTTCGGCCAGTagtttttatatttttcaatctcGGAAGCTTGACCAATAAGAATTAAGATTTGGTGGGAAGATTCCTATTACTAATACTTTATCCGATGACTACTTTAAAAGaccaaaaaataagaagtcaaataattttaagaTCTTGCCATTCAtgtataaaataaaagaaattcatACATAGCTTGAGCTTTGCAAATATCGTCAAAACATAATAAACGAGACAGTTTGAAATATACATAAAgggataaaaaaaatgctaCCACTTTGGAAATCCTCATTACGAATTTCTTCgaaatcaaatttaataagaAACTCTTTATCGTTCAGaagatatttaaatattaaaacattATCAACaccaaatgaaaatgcattaaaatttgtttCTGTCGATGGTGAATTACTACAACCATTAGGCTCTGAatctattgaaattaaaaatactgATTCAAAGTTAATTAGTAACGTTCCATTAGCCGATAGAATCTTCAAGTTATGTAAAGGTGTGGATTCATTAATGATAggtgataattttttgactattaataaagatgaatttattaattggcAAATGATTTCTCCCATcgtaattgatttaatgataaaacaTTTGGCTTCTGGTCATGATACAATTAAAGAGGAATTCCATGCgattaaagaatttgatgGTTCAAATTCTCAAGGttatgaattaaatatacccaaatttgaattgactgaagatgatgaagaagtttCAGAAATgattgatgaattaattaagACAAGAATTAGACCAGCAATTCAAGATGATGGTGGTGATATTCAATATAGAGCATACGACCCAAATACAGGTACAGTGTATTTGAAACTACAAGGTGCTTGTAAATCATGTTCGTCAAGTGAAGACACTTTGAAATACGGTATTGAATCGATGTTGAAACATTACGTTGAAGAAGTTCAAAACGTTGTTCAAATGATGGATcctgaagaagaaattgcTTTGAAGGAGTTTGAAAAGTTGGAACAAAAACTAAGTGGAAAGTGTACATAGATGGATTGCAATTGAGTCAATCTTTCATATAGTTCAGCTACTACATACTAACATACATATTTACATAAGCATctcaatatttatttattcttttcaCACTTTTTTGTAACTACTAATGATGGATTAATGACTTTATTCCGTTAAGCAAGAACAATGCTAGCTTTCATATAGAACCAAATGAAATTCATCATTACAACTTTCTCTTTTTTAGTTATTTGTGTGAttgattttgtttttccaaaatatatattatttatatttcgGCATCGGCATGCCGGGTGACTGAGAAAAACATATTTCCCATAGAATCGGTTACAATTAGAGTTTGACTAAGTGTTTgctaattaattattttgacATTCTTAATTGATCACTTAAGGTGTGTCGATTATACAAAGGCTATTTCCGCTTAAATATGAATcttaaaattcaaatattatttaaaaccaTTTCTAGGCATTTTATTAGATCAATTTCTACGCCAATTTACATCCTTATAAGTACTACTGAAGTAATACCAGaattatttacatttaattccttatttttctattctttttattttatttttatttttatttttattttttttttaagatacacaaatatatttataatttccCAAGAACTATACACATTCAAATTCCACTATATACTTGGGCcttattcatttatttatacTTCCATTGCATTATagatttcttttgtttaatatCCATTCCCTTCTCTTCTTTGTTTATTCGAATTCCCACAAAATCATACCTATATCCTTTTACACATTGGCATATTCTAGATCCATTAATCATTCCAATTGCcactttttttaattactttttataataaaaagaaaaaaaaactatattgaaaatttcttaTCACAATGTTATCAtgtatattcattttagaTGAAAATTTAGAGCCTTTAATCTCCAAGAATATAAGAGCCATACcgaattttaaaagtataGTTGAATTGTTTCGAAAGCACCGTTCAACAAATACAACTGAATTGCCCATTGTATCAATAAATGACTGGAATTTCATTCAGATCAAAAGagattcattaatatttctagGTGCCATCAATATCAATGATTATATGTCTGATTTAATGTCGATGTCAATATACCTCgataaattctattatttattaaagatgcATTTAAAAACAGATACtttaaatagaaatattattctaGATAATATCTTACTAATAATGGAATTAATTGACGAAAGTATAGATTTTGgtataattcaaatgacTGATcctaatattataaaagatTATGTTAGAGTTAAAGTTAATTTACCAGATGAAGATATTTCGTTATCGATAAACAAAAATCAATCTTCCTTAGATAGAGATAATGAAAGGCAGACAAGCAATAATTATAGCATATC
The window above is part of the Henningerozyma blattae CBS 6284 chromosome 2, complete genome genome. Proteins encoded here:
- the NFU1 gene encoding Nfu1p (similar to Saccharomyces cerevisiae NFU1 (YKL040C); ancestral locus Anc_2.553), yielding MLPLWKSSLRISSKSNLIRNSLSFRRYLNIKTLSTPNENALKFVSVDGELLQPLGSESIEIKNTDSKLISNVPLADRIFKLCKGVDSLMIGDNFLTINKDEFINWQMISPIVIDLMIKHLASGHDTIKEEFHAIKEFDGSNSQGYELNIPKFELTEDDEEVSEMIDELIKTRIRPAIQDDGGDIQYRAYDPNTGTVYLKLQGACKSCSSSEDTLKYGIESMLKHYVEEVQNVVQMMDPEEEIALKEFEKLEQKLSGKCT